In a genomic window of Coprococcus eutactus:
- a CDS encoding MATE family efflux transporter, whose protein sequence is MSVQDKTDFTQGSIIRKMLPFMGPILGALILQAAYGAVDLLVVGRFGSTAGLSAVSTGSQVLNLVTFVITALAMGVTVLIARYIGEKNMDQIGELLGGATTIFAILAVVLAVVMVTFARPLSVLMQAPSEAVTLTSSYVRICGGGIFFIMAYNVLTAIFRGFGDSKSPLIFVFVACIVNVIGDLILVAGCHLDAAGAAIATVVAQAVSVVLALVLLKKKKLPFKIARKDFRLNRQCRRLLSVGLPLAMQEFLTQMSFLALCAFINRLGLEASSGYGVACKIVSFAMLVPSSLMQSMASFVSQNVGAGKEDRARKAMLTGMGIGLSVGVVVFIGVWFFGDKLTSIFTTDAAVIQRGFEYLRGFAPETILTAVLFSMIGYFNGHEKSLWVMIQGLIQTLLVRLPLAYYMSIQPDASLTNIGLAAPIATCAGIVLNVIFYMAMSENKKKAKEQKA, encoded by the coding sequence ATGAGTGTACAGGATAAAACAGATTTTACACAGGGAAGTATAATTAGAAAAATGCTCCCATTCATGGGACCGATTCTTGGAGCATTGATACTTCAGGCTGCATATGGTGCGGTTGATCTGCTGGTGGTTGGAAGATTCGGTTCAACGGCGGGACTTTCAGCCGTATCAACAGGCAGCCAGGTGCTCAATCTGGTTACATTTGTGATAACAGCACTTGCTATGGGTGTCACAGTGCTTATTGCCAGATATATAGGCGAAAAGAACATGGATCAGATAGGAGAGCTTCTTGGAGGCGCCACGACCATATTTGCAATACTTGCGGTGGTGCTGGCAGTTGTCATGGTGACGTTTGCAAGACCCTTGTCCGTGTTGATGCAGGCACCGTCTGAGGCGGTCACTCTTACATCATCGTACGTGAGGATATGCGGAGGCGGAATATTTTTCATTATGGCTTACAATGTGCTCACCGCGATATTCAGAGGTTTTGGAGACAGCAAATCACCTCTTATATTTGTGTTTGTGGCATGTATAGTAAATGTTATCGGTGACCTTATTCTGGTTGCGGGATGTCATCTTGACGCTGCGGGTGCAGCCATAGCAACAGTGGTTGCCCAGGCGGTCAGTGTTGTCCTTGCGCTTGTGCTGCTGAAGAAGAAAAAGCTTCCATTTAAGATAGCAAGAAAAGATTTCAGATTAAACAGACAGTGCAGAAGATTGCTCTCGGTTGGACTTCCGCTTGCAATGCAGGAATTTCTCACGCAGATGTCATTTCTAGCGCTGTGTGCATTTATCAATAGACTTGGCCTGGAGGCATCATCCGGATATGGCGTTGCCTGCAAGATAGTCAGCTTTGCCATGCTGGTACCAAGTTCGCTTATGCAGTCTATGGCTTCATTTGTATCGCAGAATGTTGGAGCTGGAAAAGAGGACAGAGCGAGAAAAGCGATGCTTACCGGTATGGGCATAGGACTCTCTGTCGGCGTGGTGGTATTCATTGGCGTGTGGTTCTTTGGTGACAAACTGACATCAATCTTTACCACTGACGCGGCTGTTATACAGAGGGGCTTCGAGTACCTGAGGGGCTTTGCACCTGAGACTATACTTACCGCGGTGCTGTTCAGCATGATAGGATATTTCAATGGACATGAGAAGTCACTATGGGTCATGATACAGGGACTTATCCAGACATTGCTCGTTAGACTGCCTCTTGCCTATTACATGAGTATACAGCCGGATGCGAGCCTTACAAATATAGGACTTGCAGCGCCGATAGCAACATGCGCAGGTATTGTGCTGAATGTCATATTCTATATGGCTATGTCAGAAAATAAGAAAAAAGCGAAAGAACAGAAAGCATAG